The Peribacillus simplex genome contains a region encoding:
- a CDS encoding FtsX-like permease family protein — MNIRLLAKRNIQGNAQRYLAYFFSIVVSVSIFFIYASFIFHPDVVHANIPGGQLISRGLIAAEIVIIIFSVFFIAYSNAAFIQPRKKEFGLLTLLGMSKSQLRKLIYLEQTMVSLISILIGVGLGFLFSKLFLMAVSWLLAVEQPISFVFVPEAFVYTIGGFVLLFQLLSLLSLFNIGNAEVVDLLKDKQKPKKTPFVSKWLIALSAVCLSVSYYLAGTMSLNNSYIRVMPILFFVLIGTYFLFSQSIVAFCSRLYRKKKSLYGGTNLITQTNLIFNIKDYSRLFFLTSIITAVILTAAGTLFMFSADLKKQGMNNIPQSIGWVENDASIYSIIEPSAVEKALKEDGFKILYKVNMTGVPITHMLPHMRTGESNENRSLLISESDYNNVAALRKIDPAKLSGKEALYVFPYGGLDYQFVQKGEQKELHYGKQTIQVTMIGQRNQSVVAPIKSATTLMVVDDRLFHEITADVPLKEKVRVRGYEIRDWEESMETSSKIEKMSNNPDHNQLQTRAPIYQEMKQGSILILFIGLFVSLLFFIVQGSMMYLRVFTNLEDKKIQIHALHRLGLTKKEIRQILSAEIRILFFAPFLIGVIHAIIAYVALSNLLGSNLFVYSAMVIATYFLFQLLYYQVTKKMYERAVINSIK, encoded by the coding sequence ATGAACATCCGACTTCTCGCTAAGAGAAATATCCAAGGAAATGCACAACGTTATCTAGCTTATTTTTTCAGTATTGTCGTTTCCGTCTCAATCTTTTTTATTTACGCATCATTTATCTTTCATCCTGATGTGGTCCATGCGAATATCCCTGGGGGACAGCTAATTAGTAGGGGACTCATTGCAGCAGAAATAGTGATCATCATATTTTCGGTTTTCTTTATCGCTTATTCGAATGCCGCATTTATACAGCCGCGAAAAAAAGAGTTTGGGCTGCTGACACTGCTTGGTATGTCCAAATCCCAACTAAGAAAACTGATTTACCTGGAGCAAACGATGGTTTCCCTCATATCAATCCTGATAGGGGTAGGCTTGGGATTTTTGTTCTCAAAGCTATTCTTGATGGCAGTTTCTTGGTTATTGGCTGTAGAGCAACCAATATCGTTTGTCTTTGTCCCTGAGGCCTTTGTTTATACGATTGGTGGTTTCGTTTTGCTATTTCAGCTATTATCGCTCCTTTCATTGTTCAACATTGGAAATGCAGAGGTGGTCGATTTACTAAAAGATAAACAAAAACCAAAAAAGACGCCCTTCGTTTCAAAATGGTTAATTGCTTTATCAGCCGTTTGCTTAAGCGTTTCTTATTATTTGGCAGGAACTATGTCGTTGAACAATTCTTATATTCGAGTAATGCCCATTTTATTCTTCGTACTGATCGGCACTTATTTTTTATTCAGCCAAAGTATTGTCGCTTTTTGCAGCAGGCTTTACCGGAAGAAGAAAAGCTTATATGGTGGAACGAATTTAATCACTCAAACAAACCTGATATTTAATATTAAAGACTATTCGAGACTATTCTTTTTGACCTCGATCATTACAGCCGTCATTTTGACAGCTGCAGGCACACTCTTCATGTTCAGTGCAGACTTAAAAAAGCAAGGGATGAATAACATTCCGCAATCAATTGGCTGGGTGGAGAATGATGCTTCTATATATTCCATTATTGAACCATCCGCAGTAGAGAAAGCATTAAAGGAAGATGGATTCAAGATCCTTTACAAAGTGAATATGACAGGAGTACCCATTACTCACATGTTACCCCATATGAGAACGGGAGAATCCAATGAAAATAGGTCATTATTAATCTCGGAAAGTGATTATAACAATGTGGCTGCATTGCGAAAAATTGATCCGGCAAAGTTATCTGGAAAGGAAGCGTTATACGTTTTTCCTTATGGAGGACTGGATTATCAATTCGTCCAAAAGGGAGAACAAAAGGAACTTCACTATGGTAAACAAACCATACAGGTAACAATGATCGGTCAGCGCAATCAATCCGTAGTCGCCCCCATAAAGTCAGCAACGACCCTGATGGTGGTAGATGATCGGCTGTTTCATGAAATAACTGCTGATGTGCCTTTAAAAGAAAAGGTAAGAGTACGCGGGTATGAAATTAGAGATTGGGAAGAATCAATGGAAACATCCAGTAAAATCGAAAAAATGTCAAATAATCCAGACCATAATCAATTGCAAACAAGAGCTCCGATTTATCAAGAAATGAAACAGGGAAGCATTTTGATACTTTTTATCGGCTTGTTTGTCAGTTTATTATTCTTTATCGTCCAGGGAAGCATGATGTATCTGCGAGTTTTTACGAATTTAGAAGATAAAAAAATCCAAATTCATGCCCTTCATCGATTGGGACTGACAAAAAAAGAAATAAGGCAAATTTTAAGTGCGGAAATACGCATCCTCTTTTTCGCTCCTTTTCTGATAGGGGTGATTCATGCCATAATCGCCTACGTGGCATTAAGCAATTTATTGGGATCCAACTTGTTCGTCTATTCTGCTATGGTTATCGCAACGTATTTTCTTTTTCAACTGCTATATTATCAAGTAACAAAAAAGATGTATGAGCGGGCAGTCATCAATTCTATTAAATAA
- a CDS encoding MFS transporter produces MATPEIIKDLGFSKTEIGLLGAIFSWVYASMQLPAGWFIDKCGAKRVYFVSIILWSVATALTGMANTLVMFIIARIFLGIGEAPT; encoded by the coding sequence ATTGCGACACCAGAAATTATCAAAGATTTAGGTTTCTCGAAGACAGAAATAGGTCTGTTAGGAGCCATCTTTTCCTGGGTGTATGCGTCCATGCAACTTCCTGCCGGGTGGTTTATTGATAAGTGTGGAGCAAAAAGAGTATATTTTGTTTCAATCATTTTATGGAGTGTTGCCACAGCTTTAACAGGAATGGCGAATACGTTAGTTATGTTTATTATTGCTAGGATCTTCCTTGGGATTGGGGAGGCACCAACTTAG
- a CDS encoding DinB family protein: MVHAKDVLSDQLLANANDPSWYLPFSDSVERLSEEHAFWKPNEESNSIAEIVQHLLYWNQTWQTRYQKSHVDAVPSIGNNNNSFIITENHTFAYLKKQLLEVLLRWQELLSEEKVEREVNGYPGHVKWWAILGNVSTHNAYHIGQIIYIRKLQNSWKIDAGVDK, encoded by the coding sequence ATGGTTCATGCAAAAGATGTTTTATCGGATCAGTTGTTGGCAAATGCTAATGACCCAAGTTGGTACCTACCATTTTCAGATTCAGTAGAAAGATTGTCTGAGGAACATGCATTTTGGAAGCCAAACGAAGAAAGTAATAGTATTGCTGAAATTGTGCAGCATCTACTATATTGGAATCAAACATGGCAAACAAGGTACCAAAAATCTCACGTTGATGCTGTGCCTTCAATAGGAAATAATAATAACAGCTTTATTATTACTGAAAATCATACTTTTGCTTACTTAAAAAAACAACTATTAGAGGTGCTTTTACGTTGGCAAGAGTTATTATCTGAAGAAAAAGTTGAGAGAGAAGTTAATGGTTATCCTGGACACGTGAAATGGTGGGCAATACTCGGAAATGTGTCAACTCATAACGCATATCACATTGGTCAGATCATTTATATCCGGAAGTTGCAAAATAGCTGGAAAATAGATGCAGGAGTAGATAAATAA
- a CDS encoding IS110 family transposase, which produces MNFKMQNKQNQLIERITDQHLVVGVDIAQHVHVARAVNYRGIVVGKPLSFENNEEGFTRLLNWIKELKHMKNLDTTIVGMEPTGHYWMNLSKWLVKQNMDVVTVNPHHVKRNKENRDNTQSKSDKKDALVIADMVKNGYYAFVRSTSESFEKLRVLMANRDVIVKRLVSSINQINRWVDVVFPELRQVFKDVSCKGAIATLRLFPTPAELCSLQPQDIITGWKSCMKRHSGHKKSRSLLALAKCSIGTKQALDAYKLHLRQLLEEYDLASFQLERVTQEVTNVLEQIPFVKQILAIKGISEISLAGILGEAGDLSGFAHGNALLRHAGLHLAEASSGKWKGQIVLSKRGRSRLRRYLFLATMSLVMNNPEFKALHSNNVKVKKIKKMKSIMKLCGKLARVLVGITRNGSTYKPEMVFPLEQLAA; this is translated from the coding sequence ATGAATTTTAAAATGCAAAACAAACAAAATCAACTAATTGAGAGAATTACGGATCAACATCTGGTTGTTGGTGTGGATATTGCCCAACATGTACACGTGGCCCGTGCTGTAAACTATCGTGGCATTGTGGTCGGGAAACCTTTGTCTTTTGAAAATAATGAAGAGGGTTTTACTAGATTACTAAACTGGATCAAGGAACTAAAACACATGAAAAACCTAGACACAACGATAGTCGGAATGGAACCTACCGGTCATTATTGGATGAACCTTTCAAAGTGGCTAGTCAAACAAAACATGGATGTCGTCACGGTCAATCCTCACCATGTCAAAAGAAACAAAGAAAATCGTGATAATACGCAATCCAAAAGTGATAAAAAAGATGCCCTTGTTATCGCTGATATGGTGAAGAATGGCTACTATGCCTTCGTTCGTTCCACTTCAGAATCATTTGAAAAACTTCGTGTCCTTATGGCTAACCGAGATGTGATCGTTAAGCGTCTTGTTAGCTCCATCAACCAAATTAATCGCTGGGTGGATGTTGTCTTTCCCGAGCTCCGGCAAGTGTTTAAAGACGTATCATGTAAAGGGGCAATCGCAACCCTACGTCTCTTTCCTACCCCAGCTGAATTATGTTCCTTACAGCCTCAAGATATCATAACTGGGTGGAAATCATGTATGAAGCGACATTCCGGGCATAAAAAATCCCGTTCCCTGCTTGCATTGGCCAAGTGTTCAATTGGTACGAAACAAGCCCTTGATGCGTATAAACTTCACTTGAGACAGTTATTAGAGGAATATGATCTCGCTTCATTTCAACTCGAAAGAGTGACGCAAGAAGTCACAAACGTCTTGGAACAGATTCCATTCGTTAAGCAAATACTTGCCATTAAAGGAATCAGTGAGATTTCCCTGGCGGGCATCTTAGGAGAAGCTGGAGATCTGAGTGGGTTCGCTCACGGGAATGCGCTCCTTCGTCATGCAGGATTGCATCTCGCTGAGGCAAGCTCTGGGAAGTGGAAAGGCCAAATTGTTCTTTCCAAACGTGGAAGATCACGCCTGCGGCGTTACCTCTTCCTTGCGACCATGAGTCTGGTGATGAATAACCCTGAGTTTAAAGCCCTACACTCGAACAATGTTAAGGTGAAGAAGATAAAGAAAATGAAATCCATCATGAAACTATGTGGAAAACTCGCCCGTGTCCTAGTAGGGATTACTCGTAATGGCTCTACCTATAAACCGGAAATGGTATTCCCTCTTGAACAACTAGCAGCGTAA
- a CDS encoding alpha/beta fold hydrolase, whose amino-acid sequence MNPNILNRNNVNIKGNGEQTMIFAPGFGCDQTVWKSVSESFESDNQIILFDYVGMGNSDVKAFDPNKYSKLSGYVQDVIDVCSALNLKNAIFVGHSVSGMIGLLASLQHPEYFSRLILIGPSPCYLNDLPEYFGGFEKEDLIGLIDMMDKNYIGWATFFASTVTNNPGRPDVANELENRFCSTDPVIARKFAEACFFADNREDLPNVTVPSLIMQCSEDVIAPTVVGEYLSQHVPKSTITYMKATGHCPHMSHPDETIQLIRDYLGEFPSEVVLSLAYE is encoded by the coding sequence ATGAACCCAAATATCCTAAACCGAAATAATGTAAATATCAAAGGTAATGGAGAACAAACTATGATATTCGCACCAGGTTTTGGATGTGACCAAACGGTATGGAAATCTGTATCCGAATCATTTGAAAGTGATAATCAAATTATTTTATTTGATTATGTTGGGATGGGTAATTCAGATGTAAAGGCATTTGATCCAAATAAATACAGCAAACTTTCCGGTTATGTCCAAGATGTGATAGATGTTTGTTCAGCCTTAAATCTTAAAAATGCAATATTTGTTGGTCATTCCGTTTCAGGAATGATTGGTTTACTAGCATCACTACAACATCCAGAGTATTTTTCCCGTCTTATTTTGATCGGTCCATCTCCTTGTTACCTTAATGACCTCCCTGAATATTTTGGAGGTTTTGAGAAAGAAGATCTGATAGGCTTAATTGATATGATGGATAAAAATTATATCGGCTGGGCAACTTTTTTTGCTTCAACCGTTACAAATAATCCCGGTCGGCCAGATGTTGCAAACGAGCTGGAAAATCGCTTTTGTTCTACTGACCCCGTCATTGCTCGTAAATTTGCAGAGGCTTGTTTCTTTGCAGATAACCGTGAGGACTTGCCAAACGTTACCGTACCTTCTCTGATCATGCAATGTTCTGAAGATGTAATTGCTCCTACCGTAGTAGGTGAGTATCTGAGTCAACATGTACCCAAAAGTACGATTACATATATGAAAGCAACAGGACACTGCCCGCATATGAGTCATCCTGATGAGACGATTCAATTAATCCGTGATTATTTGGGGGAATTTCCTAGTGAAGTTGTTTTGAGCCTGGCTTATGAATGA
- a CDS encoding SpoIIE family protein phosphatase produces the protein MNEQLNHAPCGFVTLSKEGILLSINQTLVQLLGYSPDQLVGHHINVILTKSARLFTQLYFFPLVTVQHRIEEMYLSFANVNGEEIPVLINATLSQDTDIQVITCVVIPMQRRNEYENQLIISKKLAEDALKETSKANSKLEKALKDLKENQQKLLEVNKQNEKFKRDTHNELKLAKKIQERSLPETISDDHIEIESYYFASRELSGDIYGCYQINKHRYGIILLDVMGHGISSALITMSLQSLFQRLITKGAGAATNVVIKELDDHLHTLFHNNQDSWHYCTAIYLIIDTDKQTIEYTNSGHPPAIFQNSAGNQLELRATSPPIGTFEGIQFKIETFNYDKGSKILLYTDGVSEPLGFHRLGSLLKEHSSDSLIGLKEKILQSLQNEGEEKFKNDDQCFILIDLK, from the coding sequence ATGAATGAGCAATTAAACCATGCTCCTTGTGGTTTTGTTACACTTTCAAAGGAGGGCATTCTTTTATCTATTAATCAGACATTAGTTCAATTGCTTGGATATAGTCCAGATCAACTGGTTGGACATCACATCAATGTAATTCTTACTAAATCTGCCCGGTTATTTACTCAACTTTATTTCTTTCCATTAGTAACCGTTCAACATCGAATAGAGGAAATGTATCTCTCATTTGCAAATGTAAATGGAGAGGAAATACCAGTTCTGATTAACGCCACCCTCAGCCAAGATACGGATATCCAAGTTATAACATGTGTCGTTATACCTATGCAGAGAAGAAACGAATACGAAAACCAGTTAATTATATCAAAAAAACTCGCTGAGGATGCTTTAAAGGAAACAAGTAAAGCTAATTCTAAATTGGAGAAAGCCCTTAAGGACTTGAAGGAAAATCAGCAGAAACTTTTGGAAGTTAATAAGCAGAATGAAAAATTCAAAAGAGATACACATAATGAATTGAAACTAGCGAAGAAAATACAAGAAAGGTCACTACCTGAAACTATTTCTGATGATCACATTGAAATTGAATCATATTATTTTGCATCCAGGGAATTGTCAGGTGATATTTATGGTTGCTATCAAATAAATAAACATCGGTATGGAATTATTTTATTAGATGTAATGGGACATGGTATTTCTTCCGCACTTATAACCATGTCTCTTCAATCTTTATTCCAAAGGTTGATTACAAAAGGAGCTGGAGCTGCTACTAATGTCGTTATAAAGGAATTAGATGATCATTTACATACTTTGTTCCATAACAATCAAGATTCCTGGCATTATTGCACGGCTATTTATCTTATTATTGATACCGACAAACAAACTATTGAATATACGAATTCTGGTCATCCACCAGCTATTTTTCAGAATTCTGCAGGGAATCAGCTAGAACTTCGCGCAACCTCGCCCCCAATAGGAACATTTGAGGGAATACAGTTTAAAATAGAAACTTTTAATTATGATAAAGGTAGCAAGATCCTTCTATACACAGATGGTGTCTCGGAGCCTCTTGGCTTCCACCGGTTGGGTTCCTTGTTAAAGGAGCATTCATCTGATTCTTTGATTGGGTTAAAAGAAAAAATTTTGCAATCTCTTCAAAATGAAGGAGAAGAGAAATTTAAAAATGATGATCAGTGTTTTATTTTGATTGATTTAAAATAA
- a CDS encoding aminoacyl-tRNA deacylase: MGELQEILEKSKYTYEIIQHEKPILSKQDGTKYFGIEVGQTAPTLILNSDKGFFVLILSGSRSKVNFEKIADILGCSKVKLASPEEVQKVSGFQVGSVPMVGIDLPCVIDKRLFHYDFIYGGSGQSTSTLKIEPQALNELNHVIVTLD; this comes from the coding sequence ATGGGGGAACTGCAAGAAATTTTAGAGAAAAGCAAATATACATATGAAATAATTCAACATGAAAAACCAATACTTTCAAAACAAGATGGTACAAAGTATTTTGGGATTGAAGTCGGGCAAACAGCTCCGACATTGATACTGAATTCCGATAAAGGGTTCTTTGTTTTAATTTTATCTGGAAGTCGTAGCAAAGTTAATTTTGAGAAAATAGCTGATATTTTAGGTTGTAGTAAAGTAAAATTAGCATCTCCAGAGGAAGTTCAGAAAGTTTCAGGATTTCAGGTAGGAAGCGTTCCTATGGTAGGTATTGATTTACCTTGTGTAATAGACAAACGACTTTTCCATTATGATTTTATTTATGGAGGTTCTGGACAATCAACATCTACTTTAAAAATTGAACCACAAGCTTTAAATGAATTAAATCATGTGATTGTAACCCTCGATTAA
- a CDS encoding PLP-dependent aminotransferase family protein: MLKYETIYQSLLMQIQSGKFSTGAKLPSIRNLSQQYSCSKSTVLTTLKKLEEQHIIYALPKSGYYVVDNHVFKTPLSTDIIDFASASPTWHAFPYKEFQHCINKAIDTYQEELFRYGTPKGWPPLIAEAKKLLESYQVFTHSEQIFITTGVQQALSLVSMMPFPNNRSTILVEQPSYHLYMDLLKTLQLPAIGIQRTEKGIDLGRLKQIFHEEDIKFFYTMPRFHNPLGSSYGKKEKEAILQLADQYNVYILEDDHLADFEYNPKNDPLFADDHHDKVIYLKSFSKIMFPGLRVGLAVLPPSIIDIFQKYKMTTDIDSSMISQAALYLYLKNGMFEHNKTKVSNIYHTRAKILHQSIQDHLSTYESSSEIVMHSHIVLPKRVNLKSFVYHLHEEGIYLDTVERNYLDDFYHERILKLNVSNVGAHRIEEGIRKIASALENPQNYFL, translated from the coding sequence ATGCTTAAATATGAAACAATCTATCAATCACTCCTGATGCAAATTCAGTCTGGTAAATTTTCGACCGGAGCAAAATTACCATCCATTCGAAATTTATCACAACAATATTCTTGCAGTAAAAGCACGGTATTGACCACTTTAAAAAAATTGGAGGAGCAACATATTATTTATGCCCTACCGAAAAGTGGTTATTATGTTGTGGATAATCACGTCTTCAAAACCCCATTGTCCACTGACATAATTGACTTTGCAAGCGCATCTCCTACTTGGCATGCCTTTCCTTATAAAGAATTTCAACACTGCATAAATAAAGCAATTGATACCTATCAAGAAGAATTATTTCGCTACGGTACGCCAAAAGGTTGGCCGCCACTCATAGCAGAAGCTAAAAAACTGTTAGAATCTTACCAAGTATTCACGCATAGCGAACAGATTTTCATCACTACAGGTGTTCAACAGGCTCTTTCTTTAGTAAGTATGATGCCCTTTCCGAATAATCGTTCCACCATTCTAGTTGAACAACCTAGCTATCATTTATATATGGACCTGCTGAAAACCTTACAGCTTCCTGCAATAGGAATTCAACGTACCGAGAAAGGTATTGATTTAGGTCGACTTAAACAAATATTTCATGAAGAAGATATTAAATTCTTTTATACAATGCCCCGCTTCCATAATCCTTTAGGATCTTCATACGGTAAAAAAGAAAAAGAGGCTATTTTACAATTAGCCGACCAATATAATGTATACATTTTAGAAGATGATCATTTAGCAGATTTTGAATACAATCCGAAGAACGACCCTCTTTTTGCTGATGATCACCACGATAAAGTCATCTATTTAAAAAGTTTTTCAAAAATTATGTTTCCTGGTTTAAGAGTTGGATTGGCGGTTCTTCCTCCTTCAATTATTGATATTTTTCAAAAATACAAAATGACAACGGATATTGACAGCTCTATGATTTCACAAGCCGCATTATATCTCTATTTGAAAAATGGTATGTTTGAACATAATAAAACCAAAGTCAGTAATATCTATCATACACGTGCGAAAATTCTGCATCAATCAATACAAGATCATTTATCTACGTACGAATCATCATCAGAAATTGTAATGCATAGTCATATTGTGCTGCCCAAGCGTGTGAATTTGAAATCATTTGTTTATCATTTGCATGAAGAAGGCATATATCTGGATACAGTTGAAAGAAATTATTTAGATGACTTTTACCACGAACGGATTTTGAAGTTGAATGTTTCAAATGTTGGCGCCCATCGAATTGAAGAAGGAATTAGGAAAATTGCAAGTGCCTTAGAAAATCCTCAAAACTACTTTTTATAA
- a CDS encoding DMT family transporter, whose translation MIENRNAYIAATIYAIIIGLSFMFVKVTLTVATPLDTLAHRFTIAWIAATVLFVLKKESIKVTKKDVQQIALLAILYPTLFFAFQVFGLVHTSSSEAGIIQATIPIFTLIFASIILKETSTRSQKIAIGLSVIGVMYIMYMNGAGDTNTSLFGAGLILLSALTSSLYNVFARKLTQRYSLFTISYIMTLFGFIAFNGLSLTNHIMNRTVDQFMQPFGHWDFVLAILYLGILSSLGTSYLSNYALSKIDASKMSVFSNFATLITILAGVIFLKEEFHLYHIAGSIIIIIGVVGTNYFGARGKSNEKI comes from the coding sequence ATGATTGAAAATAGAAATGCATATATCGCAGCAACCATCTATGCAATCATTATCGGATTGTCATTTATGTTTGTTAAAGTGACATTAACGGTTGCAACACCGTTAGATACATTGGCTCATCGGTTTACCATTGCATGGATCGCTGCCACAGTGTTGTTCGTGTTAAAAAAAGAATCGATCAAGGTAACAAAAAAGGATGTACAGCAGATTGCCTTGTTAGCCATCTTATATCCGACACTCTTTTTTGCTTTTCAAGTATTTGGGTTAGTGCATACATCTTCATCGGAAGCTGGTATTATTCAAGCAACAATACCAATTTTTACGTTGATTTTTGCAAGTATCATATTAAAGGAAACATCTACACGCAGTCAAAAAATAGCTATTGGTTTATCTGTAATCGGTGTGATGTATATTATGTACATGAACGGGGCAGGGGACACAAATACAAGTCTCTTCGGGGCCGGTTTAATTTTACTTTCAGCACTTACCTCCTCACTATACAACGTATTTGCCAGAAAGTTAACACAACGCTATTCGTTATTCACTATCTCATATATCATGACCTTGTTTGGGTTTATAGCTTTTAATGGACTGTCACTTACAAACCATATAATGAATAGGACAGTGGATCAATTTATGCAACCTTTTGGACACTGGGATTTTGTTCTTGCCATTTTATATTTAGGTATCCTATCGTCTTTAGGAACGTCCTATCTTTCCAACTATGCATTATCAAAAATAGATGCATCGAAAATGAGTGTTTTCAGTAATTTTGCTACGCTCATTACCATTTTAGCAGGGGTCATTTTTTTAAAAGAGGAATTTCATTTATACCACATAGCAGGATCCATTATCATTATCATCGGTGTTGTTGGTACAAACTATTTTGGTGCAAGGGGCAAATCAAATGAAAAAATATAG
- a CDS encoding DMT family transporter: MKKYSLLLIISFIWGSQFFFMELVTNDVGSISLSALKALIGAICLSVIGLFQSKKNYTTNTKKYYWIALFEVVLPFILIAQGQKYVSSSIASMLIAMVPVFTLVFFVLLFKKKAKKFEIVSIVLGFLGIVILSCPTQGIMNVSGNILGNVLLILAAISFALSLILMEKLEDGFPVVHMRNVLWIASIVLIPLALLFEKPLQMDINHTQIFSIIILGMFHAGIVYMLYNLLIQREGALFASFSNYIVPVIGVILGFVVLKEPLFLQHKIGMVIILFALLFSNEDIFRKWVHKL; encoded by the coding sequence ATGAAAAAATATAGTCTCTTGCTAATCATAAGCTTCATTTGGGGATCTCAATTTTTCTTCATGGAATTAGTAACGAATGATGTAGGTTCCATTTCGTTGTCTGCTTTGAAAGCACTGATCGGAGCAATTTGTTTATCAGTGATTGGTCTGTTCCAATCAAAGAAAAACTACACAACCAATACTAAAAAATATTATTGGATTGCACTTTTTGAAGTAGTCTTGCCGTTTATTCTTATTGCACAAGGCCAAAAGTACGTATCAAGCAGTATTGCATCTATGCTAATCGCAATGGTTCCAGTCTTCACATTAGTATTTTTCGTATTGCTCTTCAAAAAGAAAGCAAAAAAATTTGAAATAGTCAGCATAGTATTAGGATTTTTAGGAATTGTGATCTTGTCTTGTCCTACGCAAGGAATTATGAACGTTTCAGGTAATATATTGGGTAATGTGTTGCTCATTCTTGCTGCTATAAGTTTTGCATTGTCTTTAATTCTAATGGAAAAATTAGAAGATGGTTTTCCTGTGGTCCATATGAGAAATGTTTTATGGATTGCAAGTATCGTCTTAATCCCACTCGCACTCCTTTTTGAAAAGCCATTGCAAATGGACATTAATCATACACAAATATTTTCTATTATTATTTTAGGAATGTTCCACGCTGGAATCGTCTATATGCTGTATAATCTATTGATTCAAAGGGAAGGAGCTCTGTTTGCATCTTTCAGCAACTATATTGTACCGGTCATTGGTGTCATTCTAGGCTTTGTCGTTTTAAAAGAACCATTATTTTTACAACATAAGATTGGTATGGTTATCATTCTTTTTGCTCTTTTATTTTCGAATGAGGACATTTTTAGAAAATGGGTGCATAAATTATGA
- a CDS encoding alpha/beta fold hydrolase, whose product MRTFLENGCINYEKNAFISLKSLGVIAIAIVLFLAIVFIVNMISNKSEQGKIESYGQSVRVDGKNMNVTIQGKGEEIVVLLPGFGTAAPALDFKLLVDELSPFYKVVVIEPFGYGLSDETEKERSTENIVSEIHEALQQLNIDRYTLMGHSIAGIYGLDYVNKYPNEVSAFVGIDSSVPTQGGMDDDFPLETFKLLKKSGLLRLIMKLDGDPYASRSFDDKTKEQMKMITNKNLNNATTLNEMENISSNFIGAQNLTFPENLPTIFFIQANNTDVEGWIPLHKEQVKDAVHGKVMTHEGEHYLHHTNSKEIVENFREFIKEIK is encoded by the coding sequence ATGAGGACATTTTTAGAAAATGGGTGCATAAATTATGAAAAAAACGCTTTCATTTCACTTAAATCACTAGGAGTAATAGCTATAGCAATAGTGCTTTTTCTAGCTATTGTTTTTATAGTTAATATGATTAGTAATAAATCGGAGCAAGGGAAAATAGAATCTTATGGTCAATCTGTACGAGTAGACGGGAAAAATATGAATGTTACAATTCAAGGAAAAGGCGAAGAAATAGTAGTGTTACTACCAGGTTTTGGAACAGCGGCACCAGCACTTGATTTTAAGCTGCTAGTAGATGAACTATCTCCATTTTACAAAGTTGTTGTGATTGAGCCTTTCGGTTATGGATTAAGTGATGAAACCGAAAAAGAGAGAAGCACGGAGAATATTGTAAGCGAAATTCATGAAGCTTTACAGCAGCTTAATATTGACCGTTACACTCTAATGGGCCATTCCATTGCAGGCATTTACGGACTGGATTATGTGAACAAATATCCAAACGAAGTGAGTGCATTTGTCGGAATCGATAGTAGTGTTCCAACACAAGGTGGTATGGATGATGACTTTCCATTAGAAACTTTTAAATTACTCAAAAAATCAGGTCTCTTAAGATTGATCATGAAACTAGATGGTGACCCATATGCTTCACGATCATTTGATGATAAAACAAAAGAACAAATGAAAATGATTACGAATAAAAACTTGAATAATGCCACTACCTTGAATGAAATGGAAAATATTTCTTCTAATTTTATAGGTGCTCAAAATTTAACATTCCCAGAAAATCTTCCTACTATTTTCTTTATACAAGCGAATAACACAGACGTTGAAGGATGGATACCACTGCATAAAGAGCAAGTCAAAGATGCTGTTCATGGAAAAGTGATGACACATGAAGGAGAACATTATTTACACCATACGAATTCAAAAGAGATCGTTGAAAACTTTAGGGAATTTATAAAAGAAATAAAATAA